A stretch of Indicator indicator isolate 239-I01 unplaced genomic scaffold, UM_Iind_1.1 iindUn_scaffold_64, whole genome shotgun sequence DNA encodes these proteins:
- the VANGL2 gene encoding vang-like protein 2 isoform X2, which produces MDNESQYSGYSYKSGHSRSSRKHRDRRDRHRSKSRDGSRGDKSVTIQAPGEPLLDNESTRGDERDDNWGETTTVVTGTSEHSISHDDLSRIAKDMEDSAHLDCWRHLGVSLAGALALLAFLTPLAFMLLPQLLWREELEPCGTACEGLFISVAFKLLILLLGSWALFFRRPKAFFPRVFVFRALLMVLVFLLVVSYWLFYGVRILDSRDRNYQGVVQYSVSLVDALLFVHYLAVVLLELRQLQPQFTLKAVRSADGASRFYNVGHLSIQRAAVWILENYYHDFPVYNPALLNLPKSVLSKKMSGFKVYSLENSTNNSSSQSRAVIAAAARRRDNSHNEFYYEEAEHERRVRKRRARLVVAVEEAFTHIKRLQEDDQKNPREIMDPREAAQAIFASMARAMQKYLRTTKQQPYHTMESILQHLEFCITHDMTPKAFLERYLTAGPTIQYHKDRWLAKQWTLVSEEPVTNGLKDGVVFVLKRQDFSLVVSTKKIPFFKLSEEFVDPKSHKFVMRLQSETSV; this is translated from the exons ATGGACAATGAGTCGCAGTACTCAGGCTACTCCTACAAGTCCGGGCACTCCCGCAGCTCCCGCAAGCACAG GGACCGTCGGGACCGGCACCGCTCCAAGAGCCGTGATGGGAGCCGCGGGGACAAGTCGGTGACCATCCAGGCACCAGGAGAGCCCTTGCTGGACAATGAGTCCACCCGGGGGGATGAGAGG GACGACAACTGGGGGGAGACCACCACGGTGGTGACCGGGACCTCGGAGCACAGCATCTCCCACGATGACCTCAGCCGCATCGCCAAGGACATGGAGGACAGCGCCCACCTGGACTGCTGGCGGCACCTGGGGGTCTCGCTGGCCGgggccctggccctgctggccttcctcacccccttggccttcatgctgctgccccagctgctgtggagggAGGAGCTGGAACCCTGCGGCACGGCCTGCGAGGGGCTCTTCATCTCGGTGGCCTTCAAactcctcatcctcctgctgggcagctgggcCCTCTTCTTCCGCCGCCCCAAAGCCTTCTTCCCTCGCGTCTTCGTCTTCCGCGCCCTGCTCATGGTCTTGGTCTTCCTCCTGGTGGTCTCCTATTGGCTCTTCTACGGCGTCAGGATCCTGGATTCCCGGGACAGGAACTACCAGGGGGTGGTGCAGTACTCGGTGTCGCTGGTGGACGCTCTGCTCTTCGTCCACTACCTGGcggtggtgctgctggagctgcgcCAGCTGCAGCCGCAGTTCACCCTCAAGGCTGTGCGCTCGGCCGACGGCGCCAGCCGCTTCTACAACGTGGGGCACCTCAG CATCCAGCGAGCAGCTGTCTGGATCCTGGAGAATTACTACCACGACTTCCCGGTCTACAACCCTGCCCTCCTCAACCTGCCCAAGTCCGTCCTGTCCAAGAAAATGTCTGGCTTCAAAGTCTATTCCCTTG AGAACTCCACCAACAACTCCAGCAGCCAGTCGCGGGCGGTGATCGCGGCGGCCGCCCGCCGGAGGGACAACAGCCACAATGAGTTCTACTACGAGGAGGCCGAGCACGAGCGCAGGGTGCGGAAGCGCCGCGCCAG GCTGGTGGTGGCAGTGGAGGAAGCCTTCACCCACATcaagaggctgcaggaggacgACCAGAAGAACCCAAGGGAGATCATGGACCCCCGGGAGGCAGCTCAGGCCATCTTTGCCTCCATGGCCAGGGCCATGCAGAAGTACCTGAGGACCACCAAGCAGCAGCCCTACCACACCATGGAGAGCATCCTGCAGCACCTGGAGTTCTGCATCACCCACGACATGACACCCAAG GCCTTCCTGGAGCGCTACCTGACCGCTGGTCCTACCATCCAGTACCACAAGGACCGCTGGCTGGCCAAGCAGTGGACACTGGTCAGCGAGGAGCCAGTGACCAATGGGCTGAAGGACGGAGTGGTCTTTGTGCTGAAGAGGCAGGACTTCAGCCTGGTGGTCAGCACCAAGAAGATTCCTTTCTTCAAGCTCTCCGAGGAGTTTGTGGACCCCAAGTCGCACAAATTCGTCATGAGGCTGCAGTCGGAGACCTCGGTGTGA
- the VANGL2 gene encoding vang-like protein 2 isoform X1: MDNESQYSGYSYKSGHSRSSRKHRDRRDRHRSKSRDGSRGDKSVTIQAPGEPLLDNESTRGDERDDNWGETTTVVTGTSEHSISHDDLSRIAKDMEDSAHLDCWRHLGVSLAGALALLAFLTPLAFMLLPQLLWREELEPCGTACEGLFISVAFKLLILLLGSWALFFRRPKAFFPRVFVFRALLMVLVFLLVVSYWLFYGVRILDSRDRNYQGVVQYSVSLVDALLFVHYLAVVLLELRQLQPQFTLKAVRSADGASRFYNVGHLSIQRAAVWILENYYHDFPVYNPALLNLPKSVLSKKMSGFKVYSLGEENSTNNSSSQSRAVIAAAARRRDNSHNEFYYEEAEHERRVRKRRARLVVAVEEAFTHIKRLQEDDQKNPREIMDPREAAQAIFASMARAMQKYLRTTKQQPYHTMESILQHLEFCITHDMTPKAFLERYLTAGPTIQYHKDRWLAKQWTLVSEEPVTNGLKDGVVFVLKRQDFSLVVSTKKIPFFKLSEEFVDPKSHKFVMRLQSETSV, translated from the exons ATGGACAATGAGTCGCAGTACTCAGGCTACTCCTACAAGTCCGGGCACTCCCGCAGCTCCCGCAAGCACAG GGACCGTCGGGACCGGCACCGCTCCAAGAGCCGTGATGGGAGCCGCGGGGACAAGTCGGTGACCATCCAGGCACCAGGAGAGCCCTTGCTGGACAATGAGTCCACCCGGGGGGATGAGAGG GACGACAACTGGGGGGAGACCACCACGGTGGTGACCGGGACCTCGGAGCACAGCATCTCCCACGATGACCTCAGCCGCATCGCCAAGGACATGGAGGACAGCGCCCACCTGGACTGCTGGCGGCACCTGGGGGTCTCGCTGGCCGgggccctggccctgctggccttcctcacccccttggccttcatgctgctgccccagctgctgtggagggAGGAGCTGGAACCCTGCGGCACGGCCTGCGAGGGGCTCTTCATCTCGGTGGCCTTCAAactcctcatcctcctgctgggcagctgggcCCTCTTCTTCCGCCGCCCCAAAGCCTTCTTCCCTCGCGTCTTCGTCTTCCGCGCCCTGCTCATGGTCTTGGTCTTCCTCCTGGTGGTCTCCTATTGGCTCTTCTACGGCGTCAGGATCCTGGATTCCCGGGACAGGAACTACCAGGGGGTGGTGCAGTACTCGGTGTCGCTGGTGGACGCTCTGCTCTTCGTCCACTACCTGGcggtggtgctgctggagctgcgcCAGCTGCAGCCGCAGTTCACCCTCAAGGCTGTGCGCTCGGCCGACGGCGCCAGCCGCTTCTACAACGTGGGGCACCTCAG CATCCAGCGAGCAGCTGTCTGGATCCTGGAGAATTACTACCACGACTTCCCGGTCTACAACCCTGCCCTCCTCAACCTGCCCAAGTCCGTCCTGTCCAAGAAAATGTCTGGCTTCAAAGTCTATTCCCTTGGCGAGG AGAACTCCACCAACAACTCCAGCAGCCAGTCGCGGGCGGTGATCGCGGCGGCCGCCCGCCGGAGGGACAACAGCCACAATGAGTTCTACTACGAGGAGGCCGAGCACGAGCGCAGGGTGCGGAAGCGCCGCGCCAG GCTGGTGGTGGCAGTGGAGGAAGCCTTCACCCACATcaagaggctgcaggaggacgACCAGAAGAACCCAAGGGAGATCATGGACCCCCGGGAGGCAGCTCAGGCCATCTTTGCCTCCATGGCCAGGGCCATGCAGAAGTACCTGAGGACCACCAAGCAGCAGCCCTACCACACCATGGAGAGCATCCTGCAGCACCTGGAGTTCTGCATCACCCACGACATGACACCCAAG GCCTTCCTGGAGCGCTACCTGACCGCTGGTCCTACCATCCAGTACCACAAGGACCGCTGGCTGGCCAAGCAGTGGACACTGGTCAGCGAGGAGCCAGTGACCAATGGGCTGAAGGACGGAGTGGTCTTTGTGCTGAAGAGGCAGGACTTCAGCCTGGTGGTCAGCACCAAGAAGATTCCTTTCTTCAAGCTCTCCGAGGAGTTTGTGGACCCCAAGTCGCACAAATTCGTCATGAGGCTGCAGTCGGAGACCTCGGTGTGA